One genomic segment of Streptomyces sp. TLI_146 includes these proteins:
- a CDS encoding peptidoglycan-binding protein has protein sequence MKRTLACLGAFAAITVGMLTASPSAQAASGCTDTTKYYDTAGYYTDIPTAGLRGTTSCILRRGMKNDAVYELQVTLNECYGQNTGGFDGDFGTNTETALRNVQRGLGLSADGVYGPNTRDGLKWAWRTMAGNHRCLTLSQAPGPLSTR, from the coding sequence ATGAAGCGTACTTTGGCATGCCTTGGCGCCTTCGCCGCCATCACCGTCGGCATGCTCACGGCCAGCCCGTCAGCGCAGGCAGCCTCGGGCTGCACCGACACGACCAAGTACTACGACACCGCCGGCTACTACACCGACATCCCGACCGCCGGCCTGCGCGGCACGACCTCCTGCATCCTGCGCCGCGGCATGAAGAACGACGCCGTCTACGAGCTCCAGGTCACCCTGAACGAGTGCTACGGCCAGAACACGGGCGGCTTCGACGGCGACTTCGGCACGAACACCGAGACGGCCCTGCGCAACGTCCAGCGCGGCCTCGGTCTGTCCGCCGACGGCGTCTACGGCCCCAACACCCGTGACGGCCTCAAGTGGGCCTGGCGCACCATGGCCGGCAACCACCGCTGCCTCACGCTGAGCCAGGCCCCCGGCCCGCTGAGCACCCGCTAG
- a CDS encoding PP2C family protein-serine/threonine phosphatase, translating into MDLRALNARRHPYHRLRHALLAAPIALIAFVTVGDILAPSDVHLGPFLVAAPALTASFAGPRTTGFVGAVAVLAQVVVAMVRSSATDLNHSVQIVSLILISVFVTLFAQLREVREKELVQLRSVAEAAQQVVLRPLRERIGPLRMASVYLAAEAEAEAQIGGDLYAVARTARGTRLLIGDVRGKGLEAVGDAAVVLGAFRASAHQEAELSGLVAYLEGAVAPDLQDACVEDAGGGDDRGEAFITAAVLDVPDDRQTLGLVNCGHPPPLLLRGGRVIRLDVTHPAPPLGLSELVEPGLAAQTFAAETFAFEAGDIMLLYTDGVIEARDETGTFYPLAERLAAWPGTGPRALLSHLCDDLLSHAAGHCLGDDAAMVAIERLG; encoded by the coding sequence ATGGATCTTCGGGCACTGAACGCGCGGCGCCACCCGTACCACCGACTGCGCCACGCACTGCTCGCGGCGCCGATCGCCCTGATCGCGTTCGTCACGGTGGGCGACATCCTGGCTCCGTCCGACGTCCACCTCGGACCGTTCCTGGTGGCCGCGCCCGCCCTCACCGCCTCCTTCGCCGGGCCGCGGACCACGGGGTTCGTGGGTGCGGTCGCCGTACTCGCGCAGGTCGTGGTGGCGATGGTGCGCAGCAGCGCCACCGACCTCAACCACTCGGTCCAGATCGTCTCGCTGATCCTCATCTCGGTGTTCGTGACGCTCTTCGCCCAACTGCGCGAGGTGCGCGAGAAGGAGCTCGTCCAACTGCGCTCGGTGGCCGAGGCCGCCCAGCAGGTGGTGCTGCGGCCGCTGCGGGAGCGGATCGGGCCGTTGCGCATGGCGTCGGTGTACCTGGCGGCGGAGGCGGAGGCGGAGGCGCAGATCGGCGGTGATCTGTACGCCGTCGCCCGCACCGCCCGCGGAACCCGGCTGCTCATCGGCGACGTACGCGGCAAGGGCCTGGAGGCCGTGGGGGACGCGGCCGTCGTCCTGGGCGCCTTCCGGGCTTCGGCCCACCAGGAGGCCGAGCTTTCCGGCCTCGTGGCCTACCTCGAAGGCGCCGTCGCCCCGGACCTGCAGGACGCCTGCGTCGAGGACGCCGGCGGGGGCGACGACCGGGGCGAAGCGTTCATCACCGCGGCGGTGCTCGACGTACCCGACGACCGCCAGACGCTCGGCCTGGTCAACTGCGGACACCCGCCGCCGCTGCTTCTGCGCGGCGGCCGGGTCATCCGCCTCGACGTGACCCATCCGGCACCGCCGCTGGGCCTCTCGGAGCTCGTGGAGCCCGGCCTCGCGGCGCAGACGTTCGCCGCGGAGACCTTCGCCTTCGAGGCGGGCGACATCATGCTGCTCTACACGGACGGCGTCATCGAGGCACGCGACGAGACGGGCACGTTCTACCCCTTGGCGGAACGCCTGGCCGCCTGGCCGGGAACGGGCCCCCGCGCCCTGCTCAGCCACCTCTGCGACGACCTGCTCAGCCACGCGGCGGGGCACTGCCTGGGGGACGATGCCGCGATGGTGGCGATCGAACGCTTGGGATGA
- a CDS encoding RNA polymerase sigma factor, whose translation MITTNDAQAPVTTALLPRAQAGDDRAMNDILLHIAPFVGRLCLPIAQGHSSDAAQEAMLAIFRGIRGLREPEAFYGWVRAVTVREAVRTSKRLSQGPTDDLTDRAQDGNPLDTVHISDAMDRLPDQHRQVLVLRAVYGMNEEEMAATLALPVGTVRSRLHRARRNFQNAWHQQSA comes from the coding sequence GTGATCACGACGAACGACGCGCAGGCCCCCGTCACCACGGCCCTGCTGCCGCGCGCACAGGCCGGGGACGACCGGGCCATGAACGACATCCTTCTGCACATCGCGCCCTTCGTCGGCCGGCTCTGTCTGCCGATCGCCCAGGGCCACAGCTCCGACGCCGCGCAGGAGGCCATGCTCGCCATCTTCCGCGGCATCCGGGGCCTGCGTGAACCCGAGGCCTTCTACGGCTGGGTCCGCGCGGTCACCGTACGGGAGGCGGTCCGCACCTCGAAACGGCTGAGCCAGGGCCCCACCGACGACCTGACCGACCGCGCCCAGGACGGCAACCCCCTGGACACCGTCCACATCTCCGACGCCATGGACCGGCTGCCCGACCAGCACCGCCAAGTCCTCGTGCTGCGCGCGGTCTACGGCATGAACGAGGAGGAGATGGCGGCGACGCTGGCCCTCCCCGTCGGCACCGTCCGCTCCCGGCTGCACCGCGCCCGCCGCAACTTCCAGAACGCCTGGCACCAGCAGTCGGCGTGA
- a CDS encoding glycosyltransferase — MIVKNEARVIERCLASVRDLIDTWVISDTGSTDGTQELIRAALDGVPGELWEEPWVNFGHNRTLNLAHARNKADYLLLLDADLVVRQDGPLPDLTADAYMLRHEGDTSYRIKRLVRADFDWYYEGVTHEYLTCDRTTGQENLDALAIRDFADGGSRHDKFERDARLLGAELERDPDNHRTVFYLAQTMRDMGRTDEAIRLYQRRAEMGGWVEEVYYALLQVGVLRAESGDWPSAMDALVRAWEVRPERLEACYELASRLRTMGRHQSAHAFVCAGLDRAAPQDILFTQPWVYRWGLLFEFSITAYWTGDFAASLRACDRLLALPDLPELYRKQTRANRRFAEERLAGAAARAAAGRGAGAAVPAP, encoded by the coding sequence ATGATCGTCAAGAACGAGGCGCGGGTCATCGAGCGCTGTCTCGCCTCGGTACGCGACCTGATCGACACCTGGGTCATCTCCGACACCGGGTCCACCGACGGCACGCAGGAGCTGATCCGGGCCGCTCTCGACGGCGTCCCGGGCGAGCTGTGGGAAGAGCCCTGGGTGAACTTCGGCCACAACCGCACCCTCAACCTCGCGCACGCCCGGAACAAGGCCGACTACCTGCTGCTGCTCGACGCGGACCTGGTGGTCCGCCAGGACGGCCCGCTCCCGGACCTCACCGCGGACGCGTACATGCTGCGCCACGAGGGCGACACCTCGTACCGCATCAAGCGCCTGGTCCGCGCGGACTTCGACTGGTACTACGAGGGCGTCACCCACGAATACCTCACCTGCGACCGGACGACCGGGCAGGAGAACCTCGACGCACTGGCGATCCGCGATTTCGCCGACGGCGGGTCGCGCCACGACAAGTTCGAACGCGACGCACGGCTGCTCGGCGCCGAGCTGGAACGCGACCCGGACAACCACCGAACCGTCTTCTACCTGGCCCAGACCATGCGCGACATGGGCAGGACCGACGAGGCGATCCGTCTCTACCAGCGCCGCGCCGAGATGGGCGGCTGGGTGGAGGAGGTGTACTACGCACTGCTCCAGGTGGGTGTCCTGCGCGCGGAGAGCGGTGACTGGCCGTCCGCGATGGACGCTCTCGTACGGGCCTGGGAGGTCCGCCCGGAGCGGCTGGAGGCCTGCTACGAGCTGGCGTCGAGGCTGCGCACGATGGGCCGTCACCAGTCGGCACACGCGTTCGTCTGCGCGGGTCTGGACCGCGCCGCACCGCAGGACATCCTGTTCACCCAGCCCTGGGTGTACCGGTGGGGGCTGCTGTTCGAGTTCTCCATCACGGCCTACTGGACCGGTGACTTCGCGGCTTCCCTGCGGGCCTGCGACCGGCTCCTCGCCCTGCCGGACCTGCCCGAGCTCTACCGGAAGCAGACCCGGGCCAACCGCCGGTTCGCCGAGGAGCGGCTGGCGGGTGCGGCGGCCAGGGCTGCGGCGGGTCGTGGGGCGGGTGCGGCCGTGCCCGCGCCCTGA
- a CDS encoding WhiB family transcriptional regulator, with amino-acid sequence MNWRKRAACRTEDPELFFPTYSRRFADQQLAEAKAVCRRCPVTTACLEWALSNNEKRGVWGGLSETELRRARRRMGVEVA; translated from the coding sequence GTGAACTGGCGAAAGCGTGCGGCGTGCCGTACCGAGGACCCTGAGCTGTTCTTCCCGACGTACAGCAGGCGTTTCGCGGACCAGCAGCTGGCGGAGGCCAAGGCGGTCTGCCGCAGATGCCCGGTGACCACCGCGTGCCTGGAGTGGGCGCTGTCGAACAACGAGAAGCGCGGAGTGTGGGGCGGGCTCAGCGAGACCGAACTGCGCCGGGCGAGGCGGCGGATGGGTGTGGAGGTCGCCTGA
- a CDS encoding phosphodiester glycosidase family protein, with protein MGWSLGWARMAMTGIAAVGMVVGEGALAPGAAQSAPAVGYGRTVSVAPGVSYRSFTVTASHGLTRGHLVVADLSDPHVKVDLLTPGAVAARAKVTAMADAQDAVAAVNGDFFNISETQHPGVEATGASSGPAVASGRPLKAAVPDGQRFGPTLPPGTSARDVLGVGPARTGRLDRLTLEGTVDTGRGGLRLAGLNQYALPVDGVGAFTAKWGSASRARAVCGTDTARGAPCTKDTYEVTVRRGRVVSTSTDPGKGPVPVGTFVLVGREKGAQALSALRPGDRAGLAYRLRARRGPLAFAVGGMPVLRARTPLNGLDDLTAATRTGAGIGGHGHRLYLIALNGSAENDAGLTLAELARLMRDMGADDAVNLDGGGSSTLATRGPDDPGVVVRNRPPGSFERAVANGIGVFVRP; from the coding sequence ATGGGGTGGTCCCTGGGCTGGGCGCGAATGGCGATGACAGGGATCGCCGCGGTGGGGATGGTGGTCGGTGAGGGAGCGCTCGCCCCCGGTGCCGCGCAGAGCGCGCCGGCCGTGGGGTACGGGCGTACGGTCTCCGTCGCCCCGGGTGTCTCCTACCGGAGCTTCACCGTCACCGCGTCCCACGGGCTGACACGTGGTCACCTCGTGGTGGCGGACCTGAGCGACCCGCACGTGAAGGTGGACCTCCTCACACCGGGCGCGGTGGCCGCGCGGGCCAAGGTGACCGCGATGGCCGACGCCCAGGACGCGGTCGCCGCCGTCAACGGGGACTTCTTCAACATAAGCGAGACCCAGCACCCCGGTGTGGAGGCCACCGGCGCCTCCTCCGGCCCGGCCGTCGCGTCCGGCCGCCCGCTGAAGGCCGCCGTTCCCGACGGCCAGCGGTTCGGCCCCACCCTGCCGCCGGGCACCAGCGCCCGGGACGTCCTCGGCGTCGGCCCGGCACGCACCGGGCGCCTCGACCGCCTCACCCTGGAGGGAACCGTCGACACCGGCCGGGGCGGGCTGCGCCTGGCCGGGCTCAACCAGTACGCCCTGCCGGTGGACGGGGTGGGTGCCTTCACCGCCAAGTGGGGGTCCGCTTCCCGGGCGCGCGCCGTGTGCGGCACCGACACCGCGCGCGGCGCGCCGTGCACCAAGGACACGTACGAGGTGACGGTACGGCGGGGCCGCGTCGTCAGCACGTCGACCGACCCGGGCAAGGGGCCGGTCCCCGTCGGCACCTTCGTCCTGGTGGGACGCGAGAAGGGGGCCCAGGCCCTGAGCGCGCTGCGCCCCGGGGACCGGGCCGGGCTCGCCTACCGGCTGCGCGCCCGCCGGGGGCCGCTGGCGTTCGCGGTCGGCGGCATGCCGGTGCTGCGGGCCCGCACACCGCTGAACGGACTCGACGACCTTACGGCCGCCACCCGCACCGGCGCGGGGATCGGCGGCCATGGACACCGTCTCTACCTCATCGCCCTGAACGGCTCGGCCGAGAACGACGCGGGCCTCACCCTCGCCGAACTCGCCCGGCTGATGCGGGACATGGGCGCCGACGACGCTGTCAACCTGGACGGCGGCGGCTCCTCGACGCTGGCCACACGCGGCCCGGACGACCCGGGCGTCGTCGTACGCAACCGGCCGCCGGGAAGCTTCGAACGCGCGGTGGCCAACGGCATCGGGGTCTTCGTCCGGCCCTGA
- a CDS encoding FGLLP motif-containing membrane protein: MVVLTALLTVVLLAGTVAPGFAAGLPGRAQGRSAEAGPPLSPGPSASASGPAPSKSKEKPPPSKPPSSPPDLEEPGPSVSKPSPSTPSQPKPSKSTAGPTKPTPSTPASPSTPVIRPPVAPELSVPAKVEQGKVLVVSGKHFACGSGDGEGTKAGPLTLTGDIPAPIPGRTDASGTFSQPIKIPEKAPLGVYEVVATCDARPSVTAPASYEVVAAKVVQPPLPTPALTLARASGPPGTTVGVSGEGFLCRGPARLLWDGADLPGTGATPAADGKLSASFVVPAGAGAGTYKVTATCEAAPAGARATGTVPAVAAPASVEASQTFTVTQPVITPPPSGKYEITIHLTDYPAVCTWGRILVGGKGLLDPWLDADSYKGDAEPGHWRFIDLHAYIPPDMKGRQPVDLDCPERAVERAGTIDLPPEPFTAFFLPQGSPVEHHSEGSTGVLPRPTLPGFTPLLPTPSASGTPDPSPTSSDNVNGTPDPDPDPSPGPSEHPQKAKTGGGHDRPAGLVGSMRTPAEVSWALKDIAGSVGMAVWFLLLVLLLEKAFPSQLADNALSRWWHRRRAERDARAGATLPGWLRMGSFALLGGALVVWADATTHWSGPTVAKALGAAVGTLLILVTYEKTKDSLLRPGRGGVRAELRVVPAGLVLAVLMAALSRGLAFPVPYVYGLVAVYVVLGAVPPGSRNAMPKGQAVLVGGICVLSAALLVWVLGTPLIESGRTAPPGSLHQVLAYTVALMVVGGIEVVVFGMLPLSGMDGHALKSWSKPAWYALYLLALTLFFHVLLHSVHPGFGPGFVVSKDLRWCTLAIATALFAAAWVFSLGLRRHVARLERRAAAAVG; the protein is encoded by the coding sequence GTGGTGGTGCTGACAGCGCTGCTGACGGTGGTGCTGCTCGCGGGCACGGTGGCGCCGGGCTTCGCGGCCGGGTTGCCGGGCCGTGCGCAGGGGAGGAGCGCGGAGGCCGGGCCGCCGTTGTCGCCCGGCCCGTCGGCCTCCGCCTCGGGCCCGGCGCCCTCCAAGTCCAAGGAGAAACCGCCCCCTTCGAAGCCACCGTCGTCACCACCGGATCTGGAGGAGCCCGGCCCCTCGGTGTCCAAGCCGTCGCCGTCCACTCCGTCGCAGCCCAAGCCCTCCAAGTCCACGGCGGGGCCGACCAAGCCCACCCCTTCCACCCCGGCCAGCCCTTCCACCCCTGTGATCCGTCCTCCCGTGGCTCCCGAGCTGTCGGTTCCCGCGAAGGTCGAGCAGGGCAAGGTCCTGGTCGTGTCCGGCAAGCACTTCGCCTGCGGGTCGGGCGACGGCGAGGGCACGAAGGCGGGCCCGCTCACGCTGACCGGTGACATACCGGCACCGATCCCCGGCCGGACCGACGCGTCCGGCACGTTCTCGCAGCCGATCAAGATTCCCGAGAAGGCGCCCCTGGGCGTGTACGAGGTGGTCGCGACCTGCGACGCGCGCCCTTCCGTGACCGCGCCGGCCTCATATGAAGTGGTGGCGGCCAAGGTCGTACAGCCGCCGCTCCCCACCCCGGCCCTCACCCTCGCGCGCGCTTCCGGGCCGCCCGGGACCACGGTGGGTGTCTCCGGCGAGGGGTTCCTGTGCCGGGGCCCGGCCCGCCTCCTGTGGGACGGGGCCGACCTCCCGGGCACCGGCGCGACGCCCGCGGCGGACGGCAAACTGTCCGCCTCCTTCGTCGTGCCGGCCGGTGCCGGTGCCGGTACGTACAAGGTGACGGCGACCTGCGAAGCGGCGCCCGCGGGCGCCAGGGCCACGGGGACGGTTCCGGCGGTGGCCGCCCCCGCGAGCGTCGAAGCCTCGCAGACCTTCACGGTGACCCAACCGGTCATCACCCCGCCGCCATCGGGGAAGTACGAGATCACCATCCACCTGACCGACTACCCGGCCGTCTGCACCTGGGGCAGGATCCTGGTCGGCGGCAAGGGCCTGCTCGACCCGTGGTTGGACGCCGACTCGTACAAGGGCGACGCCGAGCCGGGGCACTGGAGGTTCATCGATCTCCATGCCTACATCCCCCCGGACATGAAGGGCCGCCAGCCCGTGGACCTCGACTGTCCCGAGCGCGCGGTGGAACGGGCGGGGACCATCGACCTCCCGCCCGAGCCGTTCACGGCGTTCTTCCTGCCCCAGGGCTCACCGGTCGAGCACCACTCCGAGGGCAGTACCGGCGTGCTGCCCAGGCCCACGCTGCCGGGGTTCACACCGCTCCTTCCCACCCCTTCCGCCTCCGGCACACCGGACCCCAGCCCGACCTCCTCGGACAACGTGAACGGCACACCCGACCCCGACCCCGACCCGAGCCCCGGGCCGAGCGAGCACCCGCAGAAGGCGAAGACGGGTGGGGGCCATGACCGTCCGGCCGGGCTGGTGGGCAGTATGCGTACCCCGGCGGAAGTGTCCTGGGCGCTCAAGGACATCGCGGGATCGGTGGGTATGGCCGTCTGGTTCCTGCTGCTCGTGCTCCTGCTGGAGAAGGCGTTCCCCTCGCAGCTGGCGGACAACGCGCTGAGCCGCTGGTGGCACCGGCGCCGTGCGGAACGGGACGCACGGGCGGGCGCGACGCTGCCGGGCTGGCTGCGGATGGGCTCCTTCGCCCTGCTCGGCGGAGCGCTCGTCGTCTGGGCCGACGCCACGACCCATTGGAGTGGGCCCACCGTGGCGAAGGCGCTGGGTGCGGCGGTCGGCACACTGCTGATCCTGGTGACGTACGAGAAGACGAAGGACTCGCTGCTGCGCCCCGGGCGGGGCGGTGTACGGGCCGAGCTGCGGGTGGTTCCGGCGGGCCTGGTCCTCGCGGTTCTGATGGCGGCGCTCTCGCGCGGCCTGGCGTTCCCGGTCCCGTACGTCTACGGCCTGGTGGCGGTCTATGTGGTGCTCGGCGCCGTGCCGCCCGGCTCGCGCAACGCCATGCCGAAGGGGCAGGCGGTGCTGGTCGGCGGTATCTGCGTCCTCAGTGCCGCACTGCTGGTGTGGGTCCTCGGCACCCCGCTGATCGAGTCGGGCCGCACCGCCCCGCCCGGAAGCCTCCACCAGGTGCTCGCCTACACGGTCGCTCTGATGGTCGTCGGCGGCATAGAGGTCGTGGTGTTCGGGATGCTGCCGCTCTCCGGCATGGACGGCCACGCCCTGAAGAGCTGGAGCAAACCGGCGTGGTACGCGCTGTATCTGCTCGCCCTGACCCTGTTCTTCCACGTCCTGCTGCACTCCGTGCACCCCGGCTTCGGCCCGGGATTCGTGGTCTCGAAGGATCTGCGCTGGTGCACCCTGGCCATCGCCACCGCCCTGTTCGCGGCGGCGTGGGTGTTCTCGCTGGGCCTGCGCAGGCACGTGGCGAGGCTGGAACGCAGGGCCGCGGCGGCGGTGGGCTGA
- a CDS encoding serine protease has translation MLVAVVAGGLVYTVTKNSTGPHGGSGPIGSSGPAGAARRADPGRTPGGWQDWNRWLRGAADFVNPVVDGLWGPERMAGAAEGERSFDGSEMPRGVSDPEPDAVDARPVARPYGENAPTAGRLFFDTPKGPAACSGTVVRDPAHPGRSNLVWTAGHCVHSGRDGGWLRNIVFVPGFDKSAAGGRGSAAPLGIWWADWAQTSQQWIDRGTSDAGAGAAFDFAVLHVRQAAGATRSLEESVGAAADVGFDAELSGSRGPVDIVGYPAGRPFDGSSLFHCAGRPGSFSVAADQPDMYRMGCTMTEGSSGGGWLVRRGDGALVLVSNTSLGSRPAAWLAGPHLGADARRVLTDVSRRFAGR, from the coding sequence TTGCTCGTCGCCGTGGTGGCGGGCGGACTCGTGTACACCGTCACCAAGAACTCCACGGGGCCGCACGGCGGTTCCGGCCCGATCGGCTCCAGCGGTCCGGCCGGGGCCGCCCGGCGCGCCGACCCGGGGCGCACCCCGGGTGGATGGCAGGACTGGAACCGCTGGCTGCGGGGAGCGGCGGACTTCGTCAACCCCGTGGTCGACGGGCTGTGGGGGCCGGAGCGGATGGCCGGAGCCGCCGAGGGCGAACGGTCCTTCGACGGCAGCGAGATGCCCCGGGGAGTCTCCGACCCCGAGCCGGACGCCGTGGACGCGCGGCCCGTGGCCCGTCCGTACGGCGAGAACGCGCCCACGGCGGGCCGGCTGTTCTTCGACACCCCCAAGGGGCCCGCCGCCTGCTCCGGCACGGTGGTACGCGATCCCGCCCACCCCGGCCGGTCCAACCTGGTGTGGACCGCCGGGCACTGCGTCCACTCGGGCAGGGACGGCGGGTGGCTGAGGAACATCGTGTTCGTACCCGGGTTCGACAAGAGCGCGGCGGGTGGGCGCGGGAGCGCGGCACCGCTGGGGATCTGGTGGGCCGACTGGGCGCAGACCTCCCAGCAGTGGATCGACCGCGGCACCTCCGACGCGGGCGCGGGCGCGGCGTTCGACTTCGCGGTGCTCCACGTACGGCAGGCGGCCGGTGCGACGCGGTCGCTGGAGGAGAGCGTCGGCGCGGCGGCGGACGTGGGCTTCGACGCCGAACTCTCCGGCTCCCGGGGCCCGGTCGACATCGTGGGATACCCGGCGGGCCGCCCCTTCGACGGCTCGTCCCTCTTCCACTGCGCCGGCCGGCCCGGCTCGTTCTCCGTCGCCGCCGACCAGCCCGACATGTACCGCATGGGCTGCACCATGACCGAAGGCTCGTCCGGCGGCGGCTGGCTGGTGCGCCGGGGCGACGGCGCCCTGGTCCTCGTCTCCAACACCTCACTCGGCTCCCGCCCGGCGGCATGGCTGGCGGGACCGCATCTGGGTGCGGACGCGCGGCGCGTACTGACGGATGTGAGCCGGCGGTTCGCCGGTCGTTGA
- a CDS encoding S1 family peptidase gives MAGAGAAGLIAAAVLLPRANASQAQPETPSGAVAGKANAASAAAVVRGLAQQLGDAFAGSYYDAAKQQVVVNVAGNNSNANEQVKKAGAVPRAVRNSAAQLRSAAHTLARTATIPGTAWAVDPRTNRIVVSADRTVKGTQWTRLEKAVRSLGADTARIQKSAGQFKPFSEGGDAIFGGGARCSLGFNVTTQDGKPGFITAGHCGVAAKQWSLSANGAPAATVQKATFPGNGDFSLLTYDDAATQAPSAVDTGQGKLVQITGAADASVGERVLRMGSTTGLHDGKVTGLDATVNYPEGTVTGLIQTDVCAEPGDSGGSLFTADGSAVGLTSGGSGNCKAGGETFFQPVTTALAAVGATIGDGGQGSGDGGQGSGGSGGDGGAGDTGGMGDAGASGGADASGGADGSGQPGNGVISMEPAPGYGRQ, from the coding sequence ATGGCAGGAGCGGGGGCCGCGGGCCTCATCGCGGCGGCCGTACTGCTCCCACGTGCGAACGCGTCACAGGCGCAGCCCGAGACCCCGTCCGGGGCAGTGGCCGGGAAGGCCAACGCGGCCTCGGCGGCAGCCGTGGTGCGTGGCCTGGCCCAGCAGCTCGGCGACGCCTTCGCGGGGTCGTACTACGACGCCGCCAAGCAGCAGGTCGTCGTGAACGTCGCCGGTAACAACAGCAACGCGAACGAGCAGGTGAAGAAGGCCGGGGCGGTGCCGCGCGCGGTCCGCAACAGTGCGGCCCAACTGCGCTCGGCGGCGCACACCCTCGCCCGTACGGCGACCATCCCCGGCACCGCCTGGGCCGTCGACCCCCGGACCAACCGCATCGTGGTCTCGGCGGACCGGACGGTGAAGGGGACGCAGTGGACCAGACTGGAGAAGGCCGTCCGGTCCCTCGGGGCGGACACCGCCCGGATCCAGAAGTCCGCCGGACAGTTCAAGCCGTTCAGCGAGGGCGGTGACGCCATATTCGGCGGCGGCGCACGCTGCTCTCTCGGCTTCAACGTCACCACCCAGGACGGCAAACCGGGGTTCATCACCGCGGGCCACTGCGGTGTCGCGGCCAAGCAGTGGTCGCTGAGCGCGAACGGGGCGCCCGCCGCCACCGTCCAGAAGGCGACCTTCCCCGGCAACGGGGACTTCTCCCTGCTGACGTACGACGACGCCGCCACGCAGGCCCCGAGCGCGGTCGACACGGGTCAGGGGAAGCTGGTCCAGATCACCGGGGCGGCCGACGCGTCCGTGGGCGAGCGCGTCCTGCGCATGGGCAGCACGACCGGTTTGCACGACGGCAAGGTCACCGGTCTCGACGCCACGGTCAACTACCCCGAGGGTACGGTCACCGGTCTGATCCAGACCGACGTCTGCGCCGAGCCGGGCGACAGCGGTGGCTCCTTGTTCACCGCCGACGGCAGCGCGGTCGGGCTCACCTCCGGTGGCAGCGGAAACTGCAAGGCCGGCGGCGAGACGTTCTTCCAGCCCGTCACGACGGCCCTCGCGGCGGTGGGTGCGACGATCGGTGACGGCGGTCAGGGATCCGGCGACGGGGGCCAGGGATCCGGTGGCTCGGGCGGAGACGGTGGTGCGGGTGACACCGGCGGTATGGGCGACGCGGGTGCCTCCGGTGGCGCGGACGCGTCCGGTGGTGCGGACGGTTCGGGACAGCCGGGGAACGGCGTGATCTCGATGGAGCCCGCGCCCGGTTACGGCCGCCAGTGA
- a CDS encoding class I SAM-dependent methyltransferase yields MPQDRAGGPAEPSSPEAGRAWSGHEGAEAFAAVEAGTDWLLGYPFVFKALAGAGKVLLDFGCGPGRVAAQAARALGMRIIGVDASPDMLALARKEGTPGAEYHLVADGRVGGLPDACADAAMCNHVLASLPDERTVLEVFTEIHRLLRPGAPFALLTTDPACAGIEYASLRVGEPGVTYGPGEPLPVRLRRTDGTWQSVRNQAWPVETFPPLLERVGFAAVAQHHPTPDEAVGVADPEHVRGRDWSAEQLRPPLVVTTAVKR; encoded by the coding sequence ATGCCGCAGGATCGAGCGGGTGGACCGGCCGAGCCGTCGTCCCCGGAAGCGGGTCGGGCCTGGTCCGGGCACGAGGGTGCGGAGGCGTTCGCGGCGGTGGAGGCGGGGACCGACTGGCTGCTCGGCTACCCGTTCGTGTTCAAGGCCCTGGCCGGGGCGGGCAAGGTGCTCCTCGACTTCGGCTGTGGGCCGGGCCGCGTCGCCGCACAGGCGGCCCGGGCGCTCGGGATGCGGATCATCGGTGTGGACGCCTCCCCGGACATGCTCGCGCTGGCCCGGAAGGAGGGCACACCCGGAGCCGAGTACCACCTGGTCGCGGACGGCCGGGTGGGCGGGCTGCCGGACGCCTGCGCGGACGCGGCGATGTGCAACCACGTGCTGGCGTCGCTGCCCGACGAGCGGACGGTGCTGGAGGTGTTCACCGAGATCCACCGCCTGCTCCGGCCCGGGGCGCCGTTCGCGCTGCTCACCACGGACCCGGCTTGCGCAGGCATCGAGTACGCGTCGCTGCGGGTGGGCGAGCCGGGTGTCACGTACGGCCCCGGCGAGCCCCTGCCCGTAAGACTGCGGCGTACGGACGGGACGTGGCAGTCCGTGCGGAACCAAGCGTGGCCGGTGGAGACGTTTCCGCCGCTGCTGGAACGGGTCGGCTTCGCCGCGGTGGCCCAGCACCATCCGACACCCGACGAGGCGGTGGGGGTGGCCGACCCGGAGCATGTGCGCGGCCGCGACTGGTCCGCCGAGCAGCTGCGGCCCCCGCTGGTGGTCACCACCGCGGTCAAGCGCTGA